The following are encoded together in the Pectobacterium wasabiae CFBP 3304 genome:
- the rmuC gene encoding DNA recombination protein RmuC, with protein MDISIFYGLGGGVVGLLVGWLIVSLIHQQKLSQHDTEQRLLAQTLQQAQQSLSEQQQVKQQDEQRLRQNELELRTVHVQLSASHEKLQQLGELRTECAQLNQELRALREINSAQEAELREVTIRLEETRMAAEEKQRLLASSEQRLTTQFENLANRIFEHSGRKVDEQNKQSLDKLLMPLREQLDGFRRQVQDSFGAEARERHTLAHEIRNLQQLNAQMAHEAINLTKALKGDNKTQGNWGEVVLSRVLEASGLREGYEYQTQVSVQTGTNSRLQPDVIVRLPQGKDVVIDAKMSLVAYERYFNSDDDVERSTALNEHLLSVRSHIRQLSSKDYQQLPGLRSLDYVLMFIPVEPAFLVAIDRQPELINEALKHNIMLVSPTTLLVALRTINNLWRYEQQSRNAQQIAEKASRLYDKLRLFVDDMESLGQSLDKAQGTYRQAMNKLSSGRGNLIGQAEGFRALGVEIKRTISPSLAEKAMAHEHTDHDELLGSAAPDSGSPTVKTEGEEGPPTHKQLEI; from the coding sequence GTGGATATCAGCATATTTTATGGTTTAGGCGGCGGTGTAGTGGGTCTTCTGGTCGGGTGGTTGATTGTCAGCCTGATTCATCAGCAGAAGCTGTCGCAGCATGACACCGAACAGCGGTTATTGGCACAGACATTACAGCAGGCTCAACAGTCGCTCAGCGAACAACAGCAGGTAAAGCAGCAGGATGAACAACGGCTGCGGCAAAACGAGCTGGAATTGCGCACGGTTCACGTACAACTCTCTGCCAGCCATGAAAAGCTGCAACAGCTTGGTGAACTTCGCACTGAGTGTGCGCAGTTAAATCAGGAACTGCGGGCGTTGCGTGAAATCAATAGTGCGCAGGAGGCCGAGCTGCGTGAAGTCACCATTCGGCTGGAAGAAACCCGGATGGCGGCGGAAGAGAAACAGCGGCTGCTGGCAAGCAGCGAACAGCGGTTGACGACGCAATTTGAGAATCTGGCGAACCGCATTTTCGAACACAGCGGCCGCAAGGTGGACGAGCAAAATAAACAGAGTCTGGATAAGCTGTTGATGCCGCTGCGTGAGCAACTTGATGGATTTCGCCGTCAGGTGCAGGACAGCTTTGGCGCGGAAGCGCGTGAGCGCCACACGCTGGCGCACGAGATCCGCAATCTGCAACAACTGAACGCGCAGATGGCACACGAGGCCATCAACCTGACGAAAGCGCTGAAAGGCGATAATAAGACGCAGGGTAACTGGGGCGAAGTGGTGTTAAGCCGCGTGCTGGAAGCCTCTGGCCTGCGAGAAGGGTATGAGTATCAAACTCAGGTCAGTGTGCAAACGGGGACAAATAGCCGTTTGCAACCGGATGTCATCGTGCGTTTACCGCAGGGCAAAGATGTCGTGATCGATGCCAAGATGTCGTTGGTGGCCTACGAGCGCTATTTCAATAGTGACGATGACGTAGAGCGTAGTACGGCGCTGAACGAACATTTGCTCTCGGTGCGCAGCCATATTCGGCAGTTGAGCAGCAAAGATTACCAACAGCTTCCGGGGTTGCGTTCGTTAGACTACGTGCTGATGTTTATTCCCGTCGAGCCCGCCTTTCTGGTCGCTATCGACCGCCAGCCCGAGTTGATCAATGAGGCGTTAAAGCACAATATTATGCTGGTCAGCCCGACCACGCTGCTGGTGGCATTGCGCACCATCAACAATTTATGGCGCTATGAGCAACAGAGCCGCAATGCACAGCAGATCGCCGAAAAAGCCTCACGGCTATACGATAAACTGCGGCTGTTTGTCGATGATATGGAATCTCTGGGGCAGAGTCTGGATAAAGCGCAGGGCACTTATCGTCAGGCGATGAATAAACTTTCTTCTGGGCGTGGTAACCTTATTGGTCAGGCTGAAGGGTTCCGCGCGCTGGGTGTAGAAATTAAACGCACGATCAGCCCGTCATTGGCAGAAAAAGCAATGGCTCATGAGCACACTGATCACGATGAATTATTGGGCTCCGCCGCGCCTGACTCTGGCTCTCCAACCGTAAAAACGGAAGGTGAAGAAGGGCCGCCAACGCACAAGCAGCTTGAAATATGA
- the ubiE gene encoding bifunctional demethylmenaquinone methyltransferase/2-methoxy-6-polyprenyl-1,4-benzoquinol methylase UbiE, with protein sequence MASEQENTADFGFRTVARDEKEVMVAEVFHSVAAKYDLMNDLMSFGIHRIWKRFTIECSGVRRNQRVLDLAGGTGDLTAKFSRMVGEGGEVILADINASMLKVGREKLRNKGIIDNINYVQANAEALPFPDDFFDCITISFGLRNVTDKNKALRSMYRVLKPGGRLLVLEFSKPVIKQLSTVYDAYSFHILPRIGEAVASDAGSYRYLAESIRMHPDQETLKGMMSDAGFDSVNYFNLTGGIVALHRGFKF encoded by the coding sequence ATGGCAAGTGAGCAGGAGAATACGGCCGACTTTGGTTTCCGGACTGTCGCCAGGGATGAAAAAGAAGTCATGGTGGCTGAGGTTTTTCATTCTGTAGCAGCAAAGTATGACCTGATGAATGACCTGATGTCCTTTGGTATCCACCGTATTTGGAAGCGTTTCACCATTGAATGCAGTGGGGTAAGACGTAACCAGCGCGTTCTGGATCTTGCCGGGGGAACTGGGGATTTAACCGCCAAATTCTCTCGCATGGTGGGCGAAGGGGGTGAGGTTATTCTGGCGGATATCAACGCATCAATGCTGAAAGTGGGCCGCGAAAAACTGCGTAACAAAGGCATTATCGACAACATCAACTACGTGCAGGCAAATGCAGAAGCGCTGCCGTTCCCCGATGATTTCTTCGACTGCATTACTATCTCCTTTGGTCTGCGCAACGTGACGGACAAAAACAAAGCGCTGCGCTCCATGTACCGTGTTCTAAAGCCGGGGGGGCGGTTACTGGTGTTGGAGTTTTCCAAACCGGTGATTAAACAGTTGAGTACCGTTTACGATGCGTATTCATTCCATATCCTACCGAGAATTGGCGAAGCTGTGGCAAGTGATGCCGGGAGCTACCGCTATCTGGCGGAATCCATCCGCATGCACCCCGATCAGGAAACGCTGAAAGGGATGATGAGTGATGCCGGTTTTGACAGCGTTAACTATTTCAACCTCACCGGTGGAATCGTTGCGCTGCATCGTGGATTTAAATTCTGA
- the ubiJ gene encoding ubiquinone biosynthesis protein UbiJ — MLITSFLTATLETALNQLLFHDTVSCDRSMKSARQRLQGKTLQIVLAELDVPLVLVFNEQRLDVVSQWGELADCRLNTRVPVLMKLRDRQQLSSLMRSGELVIEGDIQVVQQFIVLCDLAEFDPAEWLSPYLGDIVAQGLSQTAQKTLGFLKRSLHQQQHFLSETLTEEWRLAPGKLENAWFLEEIVALDKSVDVLSERLAKLETLR, encoded by the coding sequence ATGCTGATAACGTCTTTTCTGACTGCTACGCTGGAAACCGCGCTGAATCAGCTGCTTTTTCACGACACGGTTTCTTGTGATCGGAGCATGAAGTCAGCCCGTCAGCGCTTACAGGGAAAAACACTCCAGATCGTGCTGGCTGAACTGGATGTTCCTTTGGTGCTGGTGTTTAACGAACAGCGGCTGGACGTTGTTAGCCAGTGGGGCGAATTGGCTGACTGTCGTCTGAATACACGCGTTCCGGTTCTGATGAAATTACGCGATCGTCAACAGCTATCGTCACTGATGCGTAGCGGTGAACTGGTTATTGAAGGTGATATTCAAGTCGTTCAACAGTTCATCGTGCTGTGCGATCTGGCGGAGTTCGATCCGGCGGAATGGCTATCCCCTTATCTGGGCGATATCGTTGCTCAGGGCCTTAGCCAGACGGCGCAGAAAACACTGGGGTTCCTGAAACGGTCATTACATCAGCAGCAACATTTTCTTTCCGAGACGTTAACGGAAGAGTGGCGACTGGCACCGGGAAAACTGGAAAACGCCTGGTTCCTCGAGGAAATTGTTGCGCTGGATAAATCCGTTGATGTGTTGTCCGAACGGCTGGCGAAACTGGAGACCTTACGATGA
- the tatA gene encoding Sec-independent protein translocase subunit TatA yields MGGISLWNLLIIAVIVILLFGTNKLRTLGSDLGASIKGFKKAMGDEQPSTSADKTPPDADFSTKSIADNQADVKQGDTKSQHKEQV; encoded by the coding sequence ATGGGTGGTATTAGTCTCTGGAACCTGTTGATTATCGCAGTTATCGTCATTTTACTTTTCGGAACCAACAAGTTGAGAACGTTGGGTTCTGATTTGGGTGCGTCAATCAAAGGCTTTAAGAAAGCCATGGGTGACGAACAGCCGTCCACGAGCGCAGACAAAACGCCGCCAGATGCTGATTTCTCTACCAAGTCTATTGCTGATAACCAGGCAGACGTCAAGCAGGGCGATACGAAGAGCCAGCATAAAGAGCAGGTGTAA
- the tatB gene encoding Sec-independent protein translocase protein TatB yields the protein MFDIGFGELLLVMVLGLIVLGPERLPVAVRTVASWIRTLRSLASTVQNELAQELKLQEFQESLKKVENASLQNLSPELKASMDELKEAAEAMKRGYTGTSLPQTSEGLVKSDDPKKSDVHSAAMEPQRHIPLSDPEAAYDGVIETETTVRSAVSQPEPENSVASEHHHDGRNATRDEVVGNDNVKPEQSQSSAVSARQPSDSL from the coding sequence GTGTTCGATATCGGTTTTGGTGAATTGCTATTGGTGATGGTTCTCGGCCTGATTGTTCTCGGGCCGGAGCGTCTCCCCGTGGCAGTCAGAACGGTTGCAAGTTGGATCAGGACGCTGCGTTCGCTGGCGTCTACGGTTCAGAATGAACTGGCTCAGGAACTGAAACTCCAGGAGTTTCAGGAAAGCTTGAAGAAAGTCGAAAATGCCAGTTTGCAGAATCTGTCGCCTGAGTTGAAAGCCTCAATGGATGAACTCAAAGAGGCGGCAGAGGCGATGAAACGTGGCTATACCGGAACATCGTTACCGCAAACGTCAGAGGGTCTCGTAAAATCAGATGATCCCAAAAAATCAGACGTTCACAGTGCGGCGATGGAACCGCAGCGCCACATCCCACTGAGCGATCCCGAAGCCGCTTACGATGGGGTGATTGAAACGGAAACCACGGTACGTTCGGCAGTCAGCCAGCCTGAGCCTGAAAACAGTGTTGCTTCTGAACATCACCATGATGGCCGTAACGCTACACGTGATGAAGTTGTCGGCAACGATAATGTCAAACCTGAGCAGTCCCAGTCTTCTGCTGTCTCTGCCCGCCAACCGAGCGATAGTCTTTAG
- the tatC gene encoding Sec-independent protein translocase subunit TatC: protein MADEDTQPLISHLIELRKRLLNSIICVLAVFIALVYFANDIYQLVSAPLIEQLPAGANMIATDVASPFFAPIKLTVIVSVFIAAPLVLYQVWAFVAPALYKHERRLMMPLLVSSSLLFYSGMAFAYFVVFPLAFGFFAKTAPVGVVIATDINNYLDFVMALFMAFGVSFEVPVAIVLLCWSGVVTPEDLKKKRPYILVGAFVVGMLLTPPDVFSQTLLAIPMYLLFEIGVFFARFYVGKGRRTETEELS from the coding sequence ATGGCCGATGAAGATACTCAACCGCTAATTAGCCACCTTATTGAGCTACGTAAGCGACTACTCAACAGCATTATCTGTGTGCTGGCGGTATTTATTGCGCTGGTGTACTTTGCCAATGACATTTACCAACTGGTTTCTGCACCACTCATCGAGCAATTGCCTGCCGGCGCCAATATGATCGCGACTGATGTTGCTTCACCGTTCTTCGCGCCGATAAAGCTGACGGTAATTGTCTCTGTGTTTATTGCCGCGCCACTGGTGCTGTATCAGGTGTGGGCGTTTGTCGCTCCTGCCCTGTATAAACACGAACGTCGCTTAATGATGCCGTTGCTGGTATCCAGCAGCCTGCTATTTTATTCGGGTATGGCGTTTGCGTACTTTGTGGTGTTCCCGCTAGCGTTTGGTTTTTTTGCGAAAACTGCGCCTGTTGGCGTGGTGATTGCAACAGACATCAATAACTACCTCGATTTTGTTATGGCGCTGTTCATGGCGTTCGGCGTATCGTTTGAGGTGCCAGTTGCCATTGTGTTGCTCTGCTGGAGTGGTGTGGTGACGCCAGAAGATCTGAAGAAAAAGCGCCCTTATATTTTGGTGGGTGCATTTGTTGTCGGGATGCTGCTAACGCCGCCGGACGTTTTCTCACAGACACTGTTGGCTATTCCGATGTACCTGCTGTTTGAAATCGGCGTCTTCTTCGCGCGGTTTTATGTTGGTAAAGGCCGAAGAACCGAAACCGAAGAGCTATCGTAG
- the tatD gene encoding 3'-5' ssDNA/RNA exonuclease TatD: MFDIGVNLTSSQFEKDREQVVIRAQQAGVSGILITGTNAQESHQAMLLAQAYPDYCWSTAGVHPHDASQWNGDIAEQIHHMANAACVVAIGECGLDFNRNFSTPEEQERAFSAQLAIAAELSMPVFLHCRDAHPRFISLLTPWLNQLPAAVVHCFTGNRQELDACLAAGLTIGITGWVCDERRGLELRALLPHIPADRLLVETDAPYLLPRDLRPKPASRRNEPCYLPHIIRQIAEWRGEDATWLGQITDENARRIFRLA; encoded by the coding sequence ATGTTTGATATTGGTGTCAACTTAACCAGTTCCCAGTTTGAAAAAGACAGGGAACAGGTCGTCATCCGGGCACAGCAAGCGGGTGTCAGTGGCATCTTGATCACGGGAACCAATGCCCAGGAAAGCCATCAGGCAATGTTACTGGCGCAAGCTTATCCCGATTATTGCTGGTCAACGGCGGGTGTTCATCCGCATGATGCAAGCCAGTGGAATGGTGATATCGCCGAACAGATTCATCACATGGCAAATGCTGCCTGTGTGGTTGCCATTGGCGAATGCGGGTTGGATTTCAACCGTAACTTTTCGACGCCAGAAGAACAGGAGCGGGCGTTCAGCGCACAATTGGCGATTGCTGCTGAGCTGTCCATGCCAGTTTTCCTTCACTGCCGCGACGCACATCCCCGTTTTATCTCTCTGCTGACGCCGTGGTTGAATCAGTTACCTGCTGCTGTGGTTCACTGCTTTACTGGTAATCGCCAAGAGTTGGATGCGTGTCTGGCGGCGGGTTTGACGATTGGCATTACCGGCTGGGTTTGTGATGAGCGTCGTGGGCTTGAACTACGCGCTTTACTGCCACATATCCCTGCCGATCGGCTGTTGGTGGAAACCGACGCACCTTATCTGTTACCCCGGGATTTACGCCCTAAACCAGCATCCCGCCGTAACGAACCCTGTTATCTGCCCCATATTATTCGCCAGATTGCGGAGTGGCGTGGAGAAGATGCCACATGGTTGGGGCAGATTACAGATGAAAATGCCCGCCGGATTTTCCGGCTGGCCTGA
- the hemB gene encoding porphobilinogen synthase, translated as MSNAFPGTFPGRRMRRIRRHDFSRRLVAENQLTVNDLIYPVFVMEGTNHRQEVPSMPGVYRMTVDVLLKEAEEIAKLGVPVLSLFPVVEADKKSLYAEEAYNPNGLVPRTIRALKDAVPELGLLTDVALDPYTTHGQDGIIDEEGYVINDVTKEILVRQALSHAEAGAEIIAPSDMMDGRIGAIRDTLEAQNLINTQIMAYSAKYASCYYGPFRDAVGSASNLKGGNKKTYQMDPANSDEALQEIAQDLQEGADMVMVKPGMPYLDVVRRVKETFGVPTFAYQVSGEYAMHMAAIQNGWLQEQPVVMESLLCFKRAGADGVLTYFAKRVAQWLHDQHMQR; from the coding sequence ATGAGCAATGCTTTTCCCGGCACGTTTCCTGGCCGACGTATGCGTCGTATCCGCCGCCATGATTTCAGCCGTCGTCTTGTTGCTGAAAATCAACTGACGGTGAATGATTTGATTTATCCCGTTTTCGTGATGGAAGGGACAAATCATCGTCAGGAAGTTCCCTCAATGCCGGGGGTATACCGGATGACTGTCGACGTGCTTCTGAAAGAAGCCGAAGAGATCGCTAAGCTTGGCGTCCCGGTGCTGTCACTGTTTCCCGTTGTTGAAGCGGATAAAAAATCACTCTATGCCGAAGAGGCCTATAACCCGAATGGCTTGGTTCCGCGCACGATCCGCGCGTTGAAAGATGCTGTCCCTGAACTAGGTTTGCTGACGGATGTGGCGCTCGATCCCTATACCACACATGGGCAGGATGGAATTATTGATGAAGAGGGGTATGTGATTAATGACGTCACCAAAGAGATTTTGGTGCGTCAGGCGTTGTCTCACGCCGAGGCTGGAGCCGAAATTATTGCCCCTAGCGACATGATGGATGGTCGTATCGGTGCTATCCGCGACACCCTTGAAGCGCAAAACCTGATCAATACCCAGATCATGGCGTATTCAGCTAAATATGCATCGTGTTATTACGGGCCTTTCCGTGATGCCGTGGGTTCAGCGAGTAATTTGAAAGGCGGCAACAAGAAAACCTACCAGATGGACCCGGCCAATAGCGATGAAGCCTTGCAGGAAATTGCACAGGATTTGCAGGAAGGCGCGGATATGGTGATGGTCAAACCGGGGATGCCTTACCTAGATGTGGTTCGTCGCGTCAAGGAGACGTTCGGCGTGCCGACGTTTGCTTATCAAGTCTCTGGTGAGTATGCAATGCACATGGCAGCGATTCAGAACGGTTGGTTGCAGGAGCAGCCGGTGGTGATGGAGTCTCTGTTGTGCTTTAAACGCGCGGGTGCAGATGGTGTGCTGACCTATTTCGCTAAGCGTGTCGCACAGTGGCTGCACGATCAGCATATGCAACGCTAA
- the rfaH gene encoding transcription/translation regulatory transformer protein RfaH, with the protein MEAWYLLYCKRGQLLRAKEHLERQDVTCVSPMITLDKIVRGKRTEVCEPLFPNYLFVEFDPERIHTTTISATRGVNSFVRFGALPATIPQQVIDELSLRPIQKIIDPLTPQPGDNVVITDGVFSGLQAIYTEPDGEARSMLLLCMLNKQVKHSIDNREFRKT; encoded by the coding sequence ATGGAAGCTTGGTACTTACTGTATTGTAAACGTGGTCAACTGCTGCGAGCGAAAGAGCATCTGGAACGTCAGGATGTCACCTGCGTGAGTCCGATGATCACGCTAGACAAAATTGTTCGTGGTAAGCGAACGGAAGTATGTGAGCCGCTATTCCCGAACTATCTGTTTGTGGAATTCGACCCCGAGCGCATCCACACCACCACCATCAGCGCGACGCGTGGGGTGAACAGCTTTGTGCGATTTGGTGCACTGCCAGCGACCATTCCGCAGCAGGTTATTGATGAACTATCACTTCGCCCCATACAGAAGATCATCGACCCGTTGACGCCACAGCCCGGTGATAACGTAGTGATCACCGATGGTGTCTTCTCTGGTCTTCAGGCTATCTACACCGAACCTGATGGTGAAGCCCGCTCAATGTTATTGCTGTGTATGCTAAACAAGCAGGTCAAACACAGCATAGATAACCGAGAATTTCGTAAAACCTAG
- the ubiD gene encoding 4-hydroxy-3-polyprenylbenzoate decarboxylase — MNSMKYRDLREFLSLLEERGELKRITQPIDPYLEMTEIADRTLRAEGPALLFENPKGYDMPVLCNLFGTPKRVALGMGQEEVSALRDVGRLLAFLKEPEPPKGFRDLVDKMPKFRQVLNMPTKRLSSAPCQEQVWKGDDVDLRRIPVMQCWPEDAAPLITWGLTVTRGPHKERQNLGIYRQQVLGKNKLIMRWLSHRGGALDFQEWCQENPGQRFPVAVALGADPATILGAVTPVPDTLSEYAFAGLLRGHKTEVVKCLSSDLEVPASAEIVLEGYIEPGEMAAEGPYGDHTGYYNEVDHFPVFTVTHITQRQNAIYHSTYTGRPPDEPAVLGVALNEVFVPILQKQFPEIVDFYLPPEGCSYRLAVVTMKKQYAGHAKRVMMGVWSFLRQFMYTKFVIVCDDDVNARDWKDVIWAITTRMDPARDTVLVENTPIDYLDFASPVSGLGSKMGLDATNKWPGETQREWGHPIKKDPQVCARIDEIWDELAIFSDREPRR; from the coding sequence ATGAATAGCATGAAATACCGTGACTTACGCGAATTCCTCTCACTGCTGGAAGAGAGAGGGGAGTTGAAACGCATTACCCAGCCCATCGATCCCTACCTTGAAATGACGGAAATTGCCGACCGGACGCTGCGTGCGGAAGGTCCAGCCCTCCTGTTTGAGAACCCCAAAGGCTATGACATGCCGGTGCTGTGCAATTTATTTGGCACGCCGAAGCGTGTTGCATTGGGAATGGGGCAGGAAGAGGTCAGCGCATTGCGAGACGTTGGCAGGCTGCTGGCATTTTTGAAAGAGCCTGAGCCGCCTAAGGGGTTCCGCGATCTGGTCGATAAAATGCCGAAATTCCGTCAGGTACTGAATATGCCGACAAAACGGCTGTCTTCTGCGCCGTGTCAGGAGCAGGTCTGGAAAGGCGATGATGTTGATCTGCGACGCATTCCAGTGATGCAGTGCTGGCCGGAAGATGCCGCGCCGCTTATTACCTGGGGACTCACCGTGACGCGCGGGCCGCATAAAGAACGGCAGAACCTGGGGATCTATCGCCAGCAGGTGCTGGGTAAAAACAAACTGATCATGCGCTGGCTATCTCATCGCGGCGGCGCACTGGATTTTCAGGAGTGGTGTCAGGAAAATCCGGGGCAACGTTTTCCAGTCGCTGTCGCGCTGGGGGCTGACCCAGCGACGATCCTCGGTGCTGTGACGCCAGTGCCTGACACGTTGTCAGAATATGCCTTTGCGGGCTTATTACGTGGGCATAAGACGGAAGTGGTTAAATGTCTGTCGAGCGATTTGGAAGTCCCTGCCAGTGCGGAAATTGTTCTTGAAGGCTATATTGAGCCCGGGGAAATGGCGGCAGAAGGGCCGTATGGTGACCATACCGGCTATTACAATGAAGTCGATCACTTTCCGGTCTTTACCGTTACGCATATTACTCAACGCCAGAATGCTATTTATCACTCGACTTACACGGGGCGGCCGCCGGATGAGCCTGCGGTACTGGGCGTGGCGTTGAATGAAGTTTTCGTACCGATCCTGCAAAAGCAGTTTCCTGAGATTGTCGATTTTTATTTGCCGCCGGAGGGTTGCTCTTACCGTCTGGCGGTCGTTACCATGAAGAAACAGTACGCGGGCCATGCCAAACGCGTCATGATGGGCGTCTGGTCTTTTTTACGCCAGTTCATGTATACGAAATTTGTCATTGTCTGCGATGATGACGTCAACGCGCGTGATTGGAAAGACGTGATATGGGCGATTACCACGCGTATGGATCCGGCTCGCGATACGGTATTAGTGGAAAATACGCCGATAGACTATCTCGATTTCGCTTCTCCGGTTTCTGGTCTGGGCTCAAAAATGGGTCTGGATGCGACCAATAAATGGCCTGGTGAAACGCAGCGTGAATGGGGACACCCCATCAAGAAAGACCCGCAGGTTTGCGCCCGTATTGATGAAATATGGGACGAATTGGCCATTTTTAGTGACAGAGAGCCTCGGCGCTAA
- the fre gene encoding NAD(P)H-flavin reductase has product MTTLSCKVTSVEAITDTVYRVRLLPEAPFSFRAGQYLMVVMGDRDKRPFSLASTPMDKGFIELHIGASELNLYAMAVMERIHKEKNLTVDIPHGEAWLREESTRPLVLIAGGTGFSYVRSILLTALAQQPDRNISIYWGGRESQHLYDLTELEGFVAKHPNLRVVPVVEQPEEGWTGRTGTVLSAVLQDYGSLAEQDIYIAGRFEMAKIARERFCNERGALAAHMFSDAFSFI; this is encoded by the coding sequence ATGACAACATTGAGCTGTAAAGTGACTTCGGTCGAAGCCATAACCGATACGGTTTATCGCGTTCGTTTGTTACCTGAAGCGCCTTTTTCCTTTCGGGCTGGCCAATATTTGATGGTAGTGATGGGCGATCGAGATAAACGTCCTTTCTCACTGGCATCGACCCCGATGGATAAAGGTTTTATTGAGTTGCATATTGGGGCGTCCGAACTGAACCTTTACGCGATGGCCGTGATGGAACGCATTCACAAGGAAAAAAACCTGACGGTAGATATCCCGCATGGCGAGGCCTGGCTGCGAGAAGAGAGTACGCGCCCGCTGGTGTTGATTGCGGGTGGAACCGGATTTTCGTATGTGCGTTCTATCCTGCTGACCGCACTAGCGCAGCAACCCGATCGCAATATCTCCATTTACTGGGGGGGACGTGAATCCCAGCATCTGTACGATTTAACAGAGCTTGAAGGTTTTGTGGCCAAGCACCCTAATCTGCGTGTAGTGCCCGTCGTCGAGCAGCCAGAAGAAGGGTGGACTGGTAGAACGGGCACGGTTCTGAGCGCGGTCTTGCAGGATTACGGTTCACTGGCGGAACAGGATATTTATATCGCAGGGCGTTTTGAGATGGCGAAAATTGCGCGTGAGCGTTTTTGTAACGAGCGCGGTGCGCTGGCAGCTCATATGTTCAGCGATGCATTTTCGTTTATTTGA
- a CDS encoding alpha/beta hydrolase family protein encodes MNVKIISNLFLTISFLGGMGAAFGYPLSDKDLSEARKGFHTQLVMDTLEPDGKADVPPKEIFNTVHYPSAVGPLVAYISPDPKDEKRHPAVVWAHGGYGGIGDFFWEPQDEDNDQSARAFREAGIIMMVPSWRGENDNPGKFEMFYGEVDDLHAAREYLAKLPYVDPKRIYVAGHSTGGTMALLANEYRSGFRAAFSLGGIPDLKVRLDAGPTAVGPSFNTRNPQEFYLRSPRTFITHIKSPTFYFEGEESYWDEELETMQDNASGAHVPFYAHSIPYGDHFTIILPITRLIAQKILQDTGESVSIGFSQSEIKKIGQDIKL; translated from the coding sequence TTGAACGTAAAAATAATAAGTAATCTATTCTTAACTATCAGTTTTTTGGGGGGGATGGGAGCAGCATTCGGCTACCCTTTAAGTGATAAAGATTTATCTGAAGCCCGTAAAGGATTTCACACGCAGTTAGTGATGGATACGTTGGAGCCTGATGGAAAAGCGGATGTTCCGCCGAAGGAGATCTTCAATACCGTTCACTACCCTTCTGCGGTCGGCCCACTCGTTGCCTATATTTCTCCCGATCCTAAGGATGAGAAGCGCCATCCCGCAGTTGTCTGGGCACATGGTGGGTATGGTGGTATCGGTGATTTTTTCTGGGAGCCTCAGGATGAGGATAACGATCAAAGTGCGCGAGCCTTTCGGGAAGCGGGAATTATTATGATGGTCCCGAGTTGGCGCGGTGAGAATGATAACCCCGGCAAGTTTGAAATGTTTTATGGGGAAGTTGACGATCTGCACGCTGCGCGGGAATATCTGGCTAAACTGCCTTATGTCGACCCTAAACGTATTTATGTTGCGGGTCACAGCACGGGTGGAACCATGGCCTTATTAGCTAATGAATATCGTTCCGGTTTCCGAGCCGCTTTTTCATTGGGAGGTATTCCTGATTTGAAAGTACGACTCGATGCGGGTCCGACAGCGGTTGGTCCTTCATTTAATACACGTAACCCTCAAGAATTCTATTTACGCTCGCCGCGAACCTTTATTACCCATATAAAATCCCCAACCTTTTATTTTGAAGGCGAAGAATCTTATTGGGATGAAGAATTAGAGACGATGCAGGATAATGCGTCAGGTGCACACGTTCCTTTTTATGCCCACAGCATACCTTATGGCGATCACTTTACTATTATATTGCCGATTACCCGCCTGATTGCTCAGAAAATTTTGCAGGATACGGGTGAGAGCGTGAGTATTGGTTTTAGTCAGAGTGAGATTAAAAAAATCGGTCAGGATATAAAGTTGTAA